The Flavobacterium johnsoniae genomic sequence CGACTTTGTAAGCGTGTAAAAGCGAATCTTTTATCGCTTTATAATGCGGATCATTTGGATTATGACTGTCGCCTTGTTTTAAAATATCTTTCTCAATATCGCTGTTAAATTGGATTTTTGAAGGTGCTTCATAAATATACGCTCCAATTGCCTGAGTCGTTCTTGGTAAAATAATGGTGAAAAGCAACCAAATTCCGATAAGCGTAATTAATGCTTTTTTAGAAGTTTTACTAATCGCCGAAATCAAAACCGCAATAACACAGAAGAATAGGAGATAAGCAAAATGAAAAAGTATAAACAAAATCATTTTGATTGTTTCGTCTGCCGCAATGTTAAAATCTTGAAGAAACAGCCAAACTAAAACCAAAACAATAATGGTTGGAACAAAAAGCATCATAATAACGCTGGCAACACCCAAAATCTTTCCAGTTAAAAGCTGTTTCCAATTGATTTCTTGCGTTAGAAGTATTTTTAAAGTACCATTTTCTCGTTCGTAAGCAATCGAATTAAATCCAAGAAAAAAGATCAATAAAGGCAGTAAAACTTGCAAAACCATTGCAATACTGATTTCTCCAAATCGAAGCATGCTATTTGAAAATCCCGCTTCAGAAAAATTGGCTGTATTTTGTTTGTGAGCTTCAAGGAAAATGGCATTTCCAAAAAATGGTTCCATTCCGAATTCAAAAACGCTCAAAGAAGTACTTTTTCTAAAAGCAAAATTTCCGTAATGCGCCATTCTATGCGGATTCTTGTCTGGATTTTTTAACCAATCTTCTCTTGATTCGTGCTGGTATTTTTCGCTGGTTTCGTTCTGGGTTTTATAATTTTCCCAACCGGAAAATGTAGCGTATAAAAGTAAAATACCAATAAAAATTGTGATAATAAAGACCGCCGAATTTTTAAAAACAGATTGCCTTAAATGTTTGGCAATTAAAAGTTCTGAATGTAATATTTTCATATAAACTAAAATTTATAAGTTACAGTTAAGCTTGCGTTTCTAGGACTTCCAGGAAATAATCTCAAATAATTTTGAGCACCTAACCAATACGTTTTATTTAGAAGATTTCCGGCATTTGCAGCGATTTGTATATTGCTGTTATTAGGTTTGTAATAAAGCGCTGCATCAAAAATGGTAAAATCAGGAAGCGTAAAATCTCTTGTAAACCAAGGCACTTTGCTGCTTTGATATTGCATTCCAAAACCAATTCCGAAATCGTCTAAAGCAGAATCTGAAGCAAAGTTGTAGCGTGTCCACAAATTGGCGCTGTTTTTAGGCGTATTTTGCTTTCTCTGACCAATTAAAGAAGCGTTGGCATCATTTGTAATTTCGGCATCGATATAACTATACGAAGCGTTTATTTGCCAATCTGGCGTAATATATCCAGCTAAATCGCATTCAAAACCACGACTTCTTTCGCCGCCTCTTGTCACCAAAAGATCTGGATTTGCAGGATCATTCGCGTTCATCAAAATATTACGCTGATTGATTTCGTAAACCGCGGCATTAAAACTTACATTATTATTGAAGAAAACGGCTTTCATTCCAAACTCTTTCAAATCACTTTCCAACGGTTTAAAAAGACTTCCGGCAGGTAAACTTCCAGTTTGAGGCATTAAAGTTGTCGTGTTCGATTGCGGCTGATAACCTTCTAAATAAGTGGTATAAACATTTATCGCGCTATTTATGGCATACGTAACACCAATTCTTGGTAATAAAGCGGTTTTCTTAACGGTTAATTCTTTATTAGATTTATAATTGGTAATATCTTCAAACCATTCGTTTCTCAACCCCAATAAAAAAGTAAATTTTTCCCATTGAATTTGATCTTGAATATAAACTGCATTAGTCGTCGTAAGAGCAGAAGGAAGCGCTGTACGCACGTTTATTACGTAATCTTCCGTATTTCTTAAAGCGTAAGAAGGATTATTCAAATCAAAGAAATTGACATTTGGTTTTGGTAAAACAACACCGTTTACCGTTACTGTTTGATAGTTTGAAGCATTTGCGGGAACAAAAGAATTGGCAACACTTCCGTCTTTCAGTAAATAACCTCTCGCCGCATTTTGTCCGCCTCCAATGTTTTTATTCCAACTGCTTAAATCATAGCCCGTCAATAGTTTATGATTTAATTTTCCTGTTTTAAAATCAAAATTAAAATAAGCGCTCAAATTGTCAACATCCCAATATTGCTGGCGTAGTACAAATTGCATCATTGCCAGACTCGTAACAGGCTGATTGTTCATATCGACAGCAAAAGCATTTGTAGTGCGATGTTCTTGAAGGTTTTCTGTCCAAGTTTGTTTCATATACGAAGCATTAAAACCAATTTTTGAAGTGAATTTATGAGCTAAATTCGTCATCAAAATCATTTCTTTAGATTTAAAATAATCTCCTGAAGCGCCTAAATTCAAGCTAATTGGAGTTTGGTTTAAATTAGTCGAACCTGCAACAGCACCAAAAATCGGTTGTCCGCGATCTAAAACTCCTGTCATGTCGCTGAGAATCAATTCGGTATTAATAGCCGTTTTTTCGTTCGGAACATAACTGAAAGAAGGAGAAATCAAATAAGACTTATTATTAACTAAATCACGAAATGATTTTGCTTCTTGATACGCTCCGTTTACACGATATAAAAGTGTTTTTGAATCGTTTAAAGGTCCTGTAAAATCCAAAGTTCCTCGAATTGTACTGAAACTTCCAACAGTAAAGCTCACTTCTTTTCGGTCAATTGCCAAAGGTTTTTTCGTTACCATATTAATACTTCCGCCAGGATCTACAGAAGAAAACGTTGCGCTAGAAGGACCTTTAATAACTTCAACTCGCTCAATATTAGTTGTTAATGGTTGTAGAAAATAATATTGTCTAGTTCGCATTCCATTGATAATCTGACCTTCTTCGTTCTGACTGATGCCTCGAATAGTGTATTGATTGTAATAACTTGCTGGAATAACTCCGCTTGCCATTTTTACAACATCGGCGAGATAAATGGCGCCTTTATCGGCAATTAATTCTTTTGTAATACTCGAAATAGACTGTGGAATATCTTTGTTTAAAGTGGCCGTTTTAGTAGCCGAAAAAGAATAATCGCTATTGTACTTTCGCGTTGAGCGACCAATAATTTCGACAGTTTGCAATTCG encodes the following:
- a CDS encoding ABC transporter permease, with amino-acid sequence MKILHSELLIAKHLRQSVFKNSAVFIITIFIGILLLYATFSGWENYKTQNETSEKYQHESREDWLKNPDKNPHRMAHYGNFAFRKSTSLSVFEFGMEPFFGNAIFLEAHKQNTANFSEAGFSNSMLRFGEISIAMVLQVLLPLLIFFLGFNSIAYERENGTLKILLTQEINWKQLLTGKILGVASVIMMLFVPTIIVLVLVWLFLQDFNIAADETIKMILFILFHFAYLLFFCVIAVLISAISKTSKKALITLIGIWLLFTIILPRTTQAIGAYIYEAPSKIQFNSDIEKDILKQGDSHNPNDPHYKAIKDSLLHAYKVDSVQKLPFNYSGFIMTEGEKISSRIYNEHLAELLQIYKKQNSFSKTVSFLNPYIAMKNLSMGLSNTDYESYIDFQKQAEDYRYKMAQKMNALQIKYISNKKPGPNDKPLTIGKEHWADMEDFHYEPKPIETVLRNEIISIISIVLWITLLFILVRIAAQKLKAI
- a CDS encoding TonB-dependent siderophore receptor — encoded protein: MKHLFCLLFLVSTFSILNAQTNKKVKDSITKDSLELESKRNELQTVEIIGRSTRKYNSDYSFSATKTATLNKDIPQSISSITKELIADKGAIYLADVVKMASGVIPASYYNQYTIRGISQNEEGQIINGMRTRQYYFLQPLTTNIERVEVIKGPSSATFSSVDPGGSINMVTKKPLAIDRKEVSFTVGSFSTIRGTLDFTGPLNDSKTLLYRVNGAYQEAKSFRDLVNNKSYLISPSFSYVPNEKTAINTELILSDMTGVLDRGQPIFGAVAGSTNLNQTPISLNLGASGDYFKSKEMILMTNLAHKFTSKIGFNASYMKQTWTENLQEHRTTNAFAVDMNNQPVTSLAMMQFVLRQQYWDVDNLSAYFNFDFKTGKLNHKLLTGYDLSSWNKNIGGGQNAARGYLLKDGSVANSFVPANASNYQTVTVNGVVLPKPNVNFFDLNNPSYALRNTEDYVINVRTALPSALTTTNAVYIQDQIQWEKFTFLLGLRNEWFEDITNYKSNKELTVKKTALLPRIGVTYAINSAINVYTTYLEGYQPQSNTTTLMPQTGSLPAGSLFKPLESDLKEFGMKAVFFNNNVSFNAAVYEINQRNILMNANDPANPDLLVTRGGERSRGFECDLAGYITPDWQINASYSYIDAEITNDANASLIGQRKQNTPKNSANLWTRYNFASDSALDDFGIGFGMQYQSSKVPWFTRDFTLPDFTIFDAALYYKPNNSNIQIAANAGNLLNKTYWLGAQNYLRLFPGSPRNASLTVTYKF